In Humulus lupulus chromosome 7, drHumLupu1.1, whole genome shotgun sequence, the following are encoded in one genomic region:
- the LOC133788384 gene encoding uncharacterized protein LOC133788384 isoform X1, with protein sequence MGSLEVEAMEKKAMWLYPKVMGFNPSERWGHSTCYAQGVLYVFGGCCGGLHFGDVLLLNLDTMVWNALVSTGEGPGPRDSHSAVVVGQKMIVFGGTNGSKKVNDLHILDLGKKEWMQPECKGTPPSPRESHTATLVSDERLVIFGGSGEGEGNYLNDLHILDLKTMSWSSPEVKGDVPVPRDSHSAVTFGNKLFVYGGDCGDRYNGDVDMLDMDTLTWSRLSVQGSSPGVRAGHAAVNIGTKVYVIGGVGDKHYYNDVWILDVSTCSWTQLDIRGQQPQGRFSHTAIVADLDIAIYGGCGEDERPLNELLVLQLGADHPNGRYNISMCKIFGNHWNQDKRRSLRREGNNDMKTIFLGNNVVVRERAYELESERKRPFPFNSDTLHPKRKRTSTAKVWDVESEQEEHSLSLSHSSSPSLSDQEQTTTQRAADSVTGSQGFHLFKQLNETPSNGKSRNASSRQKELINAVQRTPKDHLLGECQSQTNVHMGRNNTHFSTIEQKLLDAGSNQSPIGAEVRGKIDGAFDSGYLMTATVNGKLFRGVLFAPQGLGAFPRGPVLAQNPHLAATQPFPSSAHDEPRCRLFQQPMKNTSPRSAQSFQPTHQMARPFPVVRSTPSLPKEPTLRSDLQGVVLTLGGPGSSQH encoded by the exons atggggtCTTTGGAGGTTGAAGCTATGGAGAAGAAGGCAATGTGGCTATATCCTAAAGTTATGGGATTTAATCCTTCTGAGAGATGGGGGCACTCTACTTGTTATGCTCAAGGGGTTCTCTATGTGTTTGga GGGTGTTGCGGAGGCTTGCATTTCGGTGATGTTCTTCTGCTAAATCTTGACACAATGGTTTGGAATGCTCTTGTATCAACAGGTGAAGGGCCTGGCCCAAGAGACAGCCACAGCGCTGTTGTTGTGGGGCAGAAAATGATAGTGTTCGGGGGTACAAATGGCTCAAAGAAAGTAAATGATCTACATATACTAGATCTCGGAAAAAAAGAATGGATGCAACCAGAATGCAAAGGAACTCCGCCTTCGCCTCGTGAAAGTCACACTGCTACACTCGTCAGTGATGAGAGACTAGTGATTTTCGGAGGCAGTGGAGAAGGCGAAGGAAATTACTTGAATGATTTGCATATTCTTGATCTCAAGACCATGTCATGGAGTTCCCCTGAAGTGAAGGGTGATGTTCCTGTCCCTAGAGATAGTCATAGTGCTGTTACATTTGGAAACAAGCTCTTTGTATATGGTGGAGACTGCGGTGATCGGTATAATGGTGATGTTGATATGCTCGATATGGATACCTTAACTTGGTCAAGG CTGTCTGTGCAAGGATCTTCACCTGGTGTTAGGGCAGGCCATGCTGCTGTGAACATTGGGACAAAG GTCTATGTCATTGGTGGAGTTGGGGACAAACATTACTACAATGATGTTTGGATCCTAGATGTGAGTACTTGTTCTTGGACTCAGCTTGATATACGAGGCCAACAACCACAAGGGCGGTTCTCTCACACAGCAATTGTTGCAGACCTTGATATTGCCATCTATGGCGG TTGTGGTGAGGACGAGCGCCCTCTCAATGAGTTATTGGTGTTGCAACTTGGAGCAGATCACCCCAATGGCCGTTACAACATTTCCATGTGCAAGATTTTCGGAAACCATTGGAACCAAGATAAGCGGAGGTCCTTGAGAAGAGAAGGGAATAATGACATG aaaacaatatttttggggaACAATGTGGTAGTAAGAGAAAGAGCCTATGAactagaatcagaaagaaagcgGCCTTTTCCTTTCAATTCAG ATACTTTACACCCAAAGAGGAAAAGAACATCAACCGCAAAAGTATGGGATGTCGAATCAGAGCAAGAGGAGCACTCTCTTTCACTTTCTCATAGTTCCTCTCCATCACTCTCTGATCAAGAACAGACCACGACTCAAAGAGCCGCCGATTCAGTTACTGGTTCTCAAGGATTTCATTTGTTCAAGCAACTAAATGAGACTCCAAGCAATGGTAAATCTCGTAATGCTTCAAGCAGACAGAAAGAGTTGATTAACGCTGTCCAAAGGACTCCAAAAGATCACCTTTTGGGGGAATGTCAATCCCAGACAAATGTTCACATGGGTAGAAATAACACGCACTTCTCAACTATAGAACAGAAGCTCTTGGATGCAGGGTCAAATCAGAGCCCG ATCGGTGCTGAGGTCCGAGGGAAAATTGATGGAGCATTTGACTCGGGTTATTTAATGACTGCAACTGTTAATGGAAAGCTATTCAGAGGAGTCTTGTTTGCACCA CAGGGACTTGGAGCCTTCCCCAGAGGACCAGTTCTCGCTCAAAATCCACACTTGGCTGCAACTCAGCCATTTCCAAGCTCGGCTCATGATGAACCACGCTGTAGGCTTTTCCAGCAGCCGATGAAGAACACAAGTCCAAGATCTGCTCAAAGCTTCCAGCCAACTCATCAAATGGCTAGGCCATTTCCTGTAGTGAGATCCACTCCTTCTTTACCCAAAGAACCAACCCTTAGAAGTGATCTTCAAGGTGTGGTTTTAACACTAGGAGGACCCGGAAGCAGCCAACATTAG
- the LOC133788384 gene encoding uncharacterized protein LOC133788384 isoform X2 gives MGSLEVEAMEKKAMWLYPKVMGFNPSERWGHSTCYAQGVLYVFGGCCGGLHFGDVLLLNLDTMVWNALVSTGEGPGPRDSHSAVVVGQKMIVFGGTNGSKKVNDLHILDLGKKEWMQPECKGTPPSPRESHTATLVSDERLVIFGGSGEGEGNYLNDLHILDLKTMSWSSPEVKGDVPVPRDSHSAVTFGNKLFVYGGDCGDRYNGDVDMLDMDTLTWSRLSVQGSSPGVRAGHAAVNIGTKVYVIGGVGDKHYYNDVWILDVSTCSWTQLDIRGQQPQGRFSHTAIVADLDIAIYGGCGEDERPLNELLVLQLGADHPNGRYNISMCKIFGNHWNQDKRRSLRREGNNDMKTIFLGNNVVVRERAYELESERKRPFPFNSDTLHPKRKRTSTAKVWDVESEQEEHSLSLSHSSSPSLSDQEQTTTQRAADSVTGSQGFHLFKQLNETPSNGKSRNASSRQKELINAVQRTPKDHLLGECQSQTNVHMGRNNTHFSTIEQKLLDAGSNQSPIGAEVRGKIDGAFDSGYLMTATVNGKLFRGVLFAPGLGAFPRGPVLAQNPHLAATQPFPSSAHDEPRCRLFQQPMKNTSPRSAQSFQPTHQMARPFPVVRSTPSLPKEPTLRSDLQGVVLTLGGPGSSQH, from the exons atggggtCTTTGGAGGTTGAAGCTATGGAGAAGAAGGCAATGTGGCTATATCCTAAAGTTATGGGATTTAATCCTTCTGAGAGATGGGGGCACTCTACTTGTTATGCTCAAGGGGTTCTCTATGTGTTTGga GGGTGTTGCGGAGGCTTGCATTTCGGTGATGTTCTTCTGCTAAATCTTGACACAATGGTTTGGAATGCTCTTGTATCAACAGGTGAAGGGCCTGGCCCAAGAGACAGCCACAGCGCTGTTGTTGTGGGGCAGAAAATGATAGTGTTCGGGGGTACAAATGGCTCAAAGAAAGTAAATGATCTACATATACTAGATCTCGGAAAAAAAGAATGGATGCAACCAGAATGCAAAGGAACTCCGCCTTCGCCTCGTGAAAGTCACACTGCTACACTCGTCAGTGATGAGAGACTAGTGATTTTCGGAGGCAGTGGAGAAGGCGAAGGAAATTACTTGAATGATTTGCATATTCTTGATCTCAAGACCATGTCATGGAGTTCCCCTGAAGTGAAGGGTGATGTTCCTGTCCCTAGAGATAGTCATAGTGCTGTTACATTTGGAAACAAGCTCTTTGTATATGGTGGAGACTGCGGTGATCGGTATAATGGTGATGTTGATATGCTCGATATGGATACCTTAACTTGGTCAAGG CTGTCTGTGCAAGGATCTTCACCTGGTGTTAGGGCAGGCCATGCTGCTGTGAACATTGGGACAAAG GTCTATGTCATTGGTGGAGTTGGGGACAAACATTACTACAATGATGTTTGGATCCTAGATGTGAGTACTTGTTCTTGGACTCAGCTTGATATACGAGGCCAACAACCACAAGGGCGGTTCTCTCACACAGCAATTGTTGCAGACCTTGATATTGCCATCTATGGCGG TTGTGGTGAGGACGAGCGCCCTCTCAATGAGTTATTGGTGTTGCAACTTGGAGCAGATCACCCCAATGGCCGTTACAACATTTCCATGTGCAAGATTTTCGGAAACCATTGGAACCAAGATAAGCGGAGGTCCTTGAGAAGAGAAGGGAATAATGACATG aaaacaatatttttggggaACAATGTGGTAGTAAGAGAAAGAGCCTATGAactagaatcagaaagaaagcgGCCTTTTCCTTTCAATTCAG ATACTTTACACCCAAAGAGGAAAAGAACATCAACCGCAAAAGTATGGGATGTCGAATCAGAGCAAGAGGAGCACTCTCTTTCACTTTCTCATAGTTCCTCTCCATCACTCTCTGATCAAGAACAGACCACGACTCAAAGAGCCGCCGATTCAGTTACTGGTTCTCAAGGATTTCATTTGTTCAAGCAACTAAATGAGACTCCAAGCAATGGTAAATCTCGTAATGCTTCAAGCAGACAGAAAGAGTTGATTAACGCTGTCCAAAGGACTCCAAAAGATCACCTTTTGGGGGAATGTCAATCCCAGACAAATGTTCACATGGGTAGAAATAACACGCACTTCTCAACTATAGAACAGAAGCTCTTGGATGCAGGGTCAAATCAGAGCCCG ATCGGTGCTGAGGTCCGAGGGAAAATTGATGGAGCATTTGACTCGGGTTATTTAATGACTGCAACTGTTAATGGAAAGCTATTCAGAGGAGTCTTGTTTGCACCA GGACTTGGAGCCTTCCCCAGAGGACCAGTTCTCGCTCAAAATCCACACTTGGCTGCAACTCAGCCATTTCCAAGCTCGGCTCATGATGAACCACGCTGTAGGCTTTTCCAGCAGCCGATGAAGAACACAAGTCCAAGATCTGCTCAAAGCTTCCAGCCAACTCATCAAATGGCTAGGCCATTTCCTGTAGTGAGATCCACTCCTTCTTTACCCAAAGAACCAACCCTTAGAAGTGATCTTCAAGGTGTGGTTTTAACACTAGGAGGACCCGGAAGCAGCCAACATTAG
- the LOC133788384 gene encoding acyl-CoA-binding domain-containing protein 4-like isoform X3 encodes MAGCCGGLHFGDVLLLNLDTMVWNALVSTGEGPGPRDSHSAVVVGQKMIVFGGTNGSKKVNDLHILDLGKKEWMQPECKGTPPSPRESHTATLVSDERLVIFGGSGEGEGNYLNDLHILDLKTMSWSSPEVKGDVPVPRDSHSAVTFGNKLFVYGGDCGDRYNGDVDMLDMDTLTWSRLSVQGSSPGVRAGHAAVNIGTKVYVIGGVGDKHYYNDVWILDVSTCSWTQLDIRGQQPQGRFSHTAIVADLDIAIYGGCGEDERPLNELLVLQLGADHPNGRYNISMCKIFGNHWNQDKRRSLRREGNNDMKTIFLGNNVVVRERAYELESERKRPFPFNSDTLHPKRKRTSTAKVWDVESEQEEHSLSLSHSSSPSLSDQEQTTTQRAADSVTGSQGFHLFKQLNETPSNGKSRNASSRQKELINAVQRTPKDHLLGECQSQTNVHMGRNNTHFSTIEQKLLDAGSNQSPIGAEVRGKIDGAFDSGYLMTATVNGKLFRGVLFAPQGLGAFPRGPVLAQNPHLAATQPFPSSAHDEPRCRLFQQPMKNTSPRSAQSFQPTHQMARPFPVVRSTPSLPKEPTLRSDLQGVVLTLGGPGSSQH; translated from the exons ATGGCA GGGTGTTGCGGAGGCTTGCATTTCGGTGATGTTCTTCTGCTAAATCTTGACACAATGGTTTGGAATGCTCTTGTATCAACAGGTGAAGGGCCTGGCCCAAGAGACAGCCACAGCGCTGTTGTTGTGGGGCAGAAAATGATAGTGTTCGGGGGTACAAATGGCTCAAAGAAAGTAAATGATCTACATATACTAGATCTCGGAAAAAAAGAATGGATGCAACCAGAATGCAAAGGAACTCCGCCTTCGCCTCGTGAAAGTCACACTGCTACACTCGTCAGTGATGAGAGACTAGTGATTTTCGGAGGCAGTGGAGAAGGCGAAGGAAATTACTTGAATGATTTGCATATTCTTGATCTCAAGACCATGTCATGGAGTTCCCCTGAAGTGAAGGGTGATGTTCCTGTCCCTAGAGATAGTCATAGTGCTGTTACATTTGGAAACAAGCTCTTTGTATATGGTGGAGACTGCGGTGATCGGTATAATGGTGATGTTGATATGCTCGATATGGATACCTTAACTTGGTCAAGG CTGTCTGTGCAAGGATCTTCACCTGGTGTTAGGGCAGGCCATGCTGCTGTGAACATTGGGACAAAG GTCTATGTCATTGGTGGAGTTGGGGACAAACATTACTACAATGATGTTTGGATCCTAGATGTGAGTACTTGTTCTTGGACTCAGCTTGATATACGAGGCCAACAACCACAAGGGCGGTTCTCTCACACAGCAATTGTTGCAGACCTTGATATTGCCATCTATGGCGG TTGTGGTGAGGACGAGCGCCCTCTCAATGAGTTATTGGTGTTGCAACTTGGAGCAGATCACCCCAATGGCCGTTACAACATTTCCATGTGCAAGATTTTCGGAAACCATTGGAACCAAGATAAGCGGAGGTCCTTGAGAAGAGAAGGGAATAATGACATG aaaacaatatttttggggaACAATGTGGTAGTAAGAGAAAGAGCCTATGAactagaatcagaaagaaagcgGCCTTTTCCTTTCAATTCAG ATACTTTACACCCAAAGAGGAAAAGAACATCAACCGCAAAAGTATGGGATGTCGAATCAGAGCAAGAGGAGCACTCTCTTTCACTTTCTCATAGTTCCTCTCCATCACTCTCTGATCAAGAACAGACCACGACTCAAAGAGCCGCCGATTCAGTTACTGGTTCTCAAGGATTTCATTTGTTCAAGCAACTAAATGAGACTCCAAGCAATGGTAAATCTCGTAATGCTTCAAGCAGACAGAAAGAGTTGATTAACGCTGTCCAAAGGACTCCAAAAGATCACCTTTTGGGGGAATGTCAATCCCAGACAAATGTTCACATGGGTAGAAATAACACGCACTTCTCAACTATAGAACAGAAGCTCTTGGATGCAGGGTCAAATCAGAGCCCG ATCGGTGCTGAGGTCCGAGGGAAAATTGATGGAGCATTTGACTCGGGTTATTTAATGACTGCAACTGTTAATGGAAAGCTATTCAGAGGAGTCTTGTTTGCACCA CAGGGACTTGGAGCCTTCCCCAGAGGACCAGTTCTCGCTCAAAATCCACACTTGGCTGCAACTCAGCCATTTCCAAGCTCGGCTCATGATGAACCACGCTGTAGGCTTTTCCAGCAGCCGATGAAGAACACAAGTCCAAGATCTGCTCAAAGCTTCCAGCCAACTCATCAAATGGCTAGGCCATTTCCTGTAGTGAGATCCACTCCTTCTTTACCCAAAGAACCAACCCTTAGAAGTGATCTTCAAGGTGTGGTTTTAACACTAGGAGGACCCGGAAGCAGCCAACATTAG